A section of the Triticum dicoccoides isolate Atlit2015 ecotype Zavitan chromosome 7A, WEW_v2.0, whole genome shotgun sequence genome encodes:
- the LOC119330240 gene encoding motile sperm domain-containing protein 2-like isoform X1: protein MAASCSFRTIVRAPPPPRGLAGARRSVRCCSSAAPAGASTSKLVLEVKERLEREHPGLPTGRSGRDDDEMILWFLKDRKFAVDEAVSKLAKAIKWRQDFRLSELSEESVKGLYQTGKAYVHDSFDINGRPVLVVVAAKHFPSKQDPLENEKLCAFLVEKALRKLPMGTDNILGIFDLRAFGVENGDLQFLKFLIDVFYYYYPKRLGEVLFVDAPFVFQPMWQLVKPLLKQYASLVRFCDAETVRKEYFTEETMPPDFRR from the exons ATGGCCGCATCCTGCTCGTTCCGTACCATCGTccgagctccgccgcctccgcgGGGCCTCGCCGGGGCCAGGAGATCAGTCCGCTGCTGCAGCAGCGCCGCTCCCGCAGGCGCCTCCACATCCAAG CTCGTCCTGGAGGTGAAAGAGAGGCTCGAAAGGGAGCATCCGGGCCTCCCGACGGGCAGGAGCGGCAGGGATGACGACGAGATGATCCTCTGGTTCTTGAAGGACAGGAAGTTCGCCGTCGACGAAGCCGTCTCCAAGCTGGCCAAGGCCATC AAATGGCGTCAGGATTTCCGCTTGTCAGAACTATCAGAAGAATCAGTGAAAGGGTTGTACCAAACTGGCAAGGCATATGTGCATGATTCTTTTGACATCAACGGCAGGCCTGTGCTAGTAGTAGTGGCAGCCAAACATTTCCCTTCT AAACAAGACCCACTTGAAAACGAGAAGCTATGTGCCTTTTTGGTCGAAAAGGCTCTACGTAAACTTCCCATGGGAACAGATAATATACTTGGAATTTTCGATCTTCGAGCCTTCGGTGTAGAAAATGGTGATCTCCAATTCTTAAAGTTTTTG ATTGATGTGTTCTACTATTACTATCCCAAGCGGCTTGGCGAAGTTCTGTTTGTCGATGCACCATTTGTGTTTCAGCCAATGTGGCAGCTCGTTAAGCCTCTGCTGAAACAATACGCCTCCTTG GTGAGATTTTGTGATGCCGAGACCGTGAGAAAGGAGTACTTCACAGAAGAAACCATGCCTCCCGATTTCCGCCGTTAG
- the LOC119334695 gene encoding uncharacterized protein LOC119334695 has translation MGLCLSVALWKDKAHARRRAVQHDGAVDVIVRGGGGVSDYGLLAGGGVPEAVAAPRASGALGTPARPIWQRRVLMGVKCRLPKFSGMILYDERGRPVGGGVRDRARDQEKHAAAIDNILRDLHWSSRSPAGSLIPASARSS, from the exons ATGGGGCTCTGCCTGTCCGTGGCCCTGTGGAAGGACAAGGCCCACGCCCGCCGCCGGGCCGTGCAGCACGACGGCGCCGTTGACGTGATagtgcgtggcggcggcggcgtctctgACTACGGGCTTCTGGCAGGGGGCGGAGTGCcggaggcggtggcggcgccgaGGGCTTCGGGCGCGCTGGGCACGCCGGCGCGGCCGATATGGCAGAGGAGGGTGCTGATGGGCGTCAAGTGCCGGCTGCCGAAGTTCAGCGGCATGATCCTGTACGACGAGCGCGGCCGGCCCGTGGGCGGCGGCGTCCGGGACAGAGCCCGTGACCAG GAGAAGCACGCCGCTGCCATTGATAACATCCTGAGGGACCTGCACTGGTCTAGCCGGTCGCCGGCGGGCAGCTTGATTCCGGCGTCGGCCCGGTCCAGTTGA
- the LOC119330240 gene encoding motile sperm domain-containing protein 2-like isoform X2, giving the protein MPSAPARRGHSGRPPSPPHGHSLRHSKWDHAVSGEPSNSRIRFPSQGKGKGNSRAEAMAASCSFRTIVRAPPPPRGLAGARRSVRCCSSAAPAGASTSKLVLEVKERLEREHPGLPTGRSGRDDDEMILWFLKDRKFAVDEAVSKLAKAIKWRQDFRLSELSEESVKGLYQTGKAYVHDSFDINGRPVLVVVAAKHFPSKQDPLENEKLCAFLVEKALRKLPMGTDNILGIFDLRAFGVENGDLQFLKFLIDVFYYYYPKRLGEVLFVDAPFVFQPMWQLVKPLLKQYASLVRFCDAETVRKEYFTEETMPPDFRR; this is encoded by the exons ATGCCGAGTGCGCCGGCGAGACGGGGGCACTCCGGGCGTCCGCCATCTCCTCCTCATGGCCACTCCCTTCGTCATTCCAAGTGGGACCACGCCGTCAGTGGCGAGCCGTCAAACTCCCGGATAAGATTTCCAAGCCAAGGGAAAGGGAAGGGAAATAGCAGAGCAGAGGCGATGGCCGCATCCTGCTCGTTCCGTACCATCGTccgagctccgccgcctccgcgGGGCCTCGCCGGGGCCAGGAGATCAGTCCGCTGCTGCAGCAGCGCCGCTCCCGCAGGCGCCTCCACATCCAAG CTCGTCCTGGAGGTGAAAGAGAGGCTCGAAAGGGAGCATCCGGGCCTCCCGACGGGCAGGAGCGGCAGGGATGACGACGAGATGATCCTCTGGTTCTTGAAGGACAGGAAGTTCGCCGTCGACGAAGCCGTCTCCAAGCTGGCCAAGGCCATC AAATGGCGTCAGGATTTCCGCTTGTCAGAACTATCAGAAGAATCAGTGAAAGGGTTGTACCAAACTGGCAAGGCATATGTGCATGATTCTTTTGACATCAACGGCAGGCCTGTGCTAGTAGTAGTGGCAGCCAAACATTTCCCTTCT AAACAAGACCCACTTGAAAACGAGAAGCTATGTGCCTTTTTGGTCGAAAAGGCTCTACGTAAACTTCCCATGGGAACAGATAATATACTTGGAATTTTCGATCTTCGAGCCTTCGGTGTAGAAAATGGTGATCTCCAATTCTTAAAGTTTTTG ATTGATGTGTTCTACTATTACTATCCCAAGCGGCTTGGCGAAGTTCTGTTTGTCGATGCACCATTTGTGTTTCAGCCAATGTGGCAGCTCGTTAAGCCTCTGCTGAAACAATACGCCTCCTTG GTGAGATTTTGTGATGCCGAGACCGTGAGAAAGGAGTACTTCACAGAAGAAACCATGCCTCCCGATTTCCGCCGTTAG